A section of the Myxocyprinus asiaticus isolate MX2 ecotype Aquarium Trade chromosome 22, UBuf_Myxa_2, whole genome shotgun sequence genome encodes:
- the LOC127413196 gene encoding T-cell leukemia homeobox protein 3-like isoform X2: MERGSRTPELNEAQPPSKSNQEPIRFGIDQILGSVDPESSRAHGVNTVDNGGTDNTRLGSPNKTSVAPHAAPPVSLSGITGLLEDSGRVYGVSSNLVPRGVIRVPAHRPLAAAVPPSMVSAVPALGSLCFPWMDSNRRFSKDRLPALIPFTVTRRIGHPYQNRTPPKRKKPRTSFSRVQICELEKRFHRQKYLASAERASLAKSLKMTDAQVKTWFQNRRTKWRRQTAEEREAGRQQANRMLLQLQADALQKSMRESASSDPPCVHNSSLYGLQNIQPWAQERPEKQSSHF, translated from the exons ATGGAGCGTGGATCCCGAACCCCGGAGCTCAACGAGGCACAACCGCCTTCCAAATCCAACCAGGAACCCATACGATTCGGGATCGACCAGATTCTAGGCTCTGTAGACCCAGAGAGCAGCCGTGCGCACGGCGTCAACACTGTGGATAACGGTGGTACGGATAACACTCGCTTGGGAAGCCCAAACAAGACGAGCGTTGCGCCTCACGCCGCTCCGCCCGTCTCTCTCTCCGGGATCACGGGTTTACTGGAGGACTCAGGGCGGGTGTACGGGGTGAGCAGCAATCTGGTGCCCCGTGGGGTGATTCGGGTTCCGGCGCACAGACCTCTAGCCGCCGCGGTGCCGCCGTCAATGGTGAGCGCAGTACCGGCGCTGGGCAGCCTGTGTTTCCCATGGATGGACAGTAATCGCCGGTTCTCCAAAGACAGACTGCCAG CTCTAATTCCGTTCACCGTGACCCGGCGGATCGGTCACCCGTATCAGAACCGAACTCCCCCCAAACGGAAAAAGCCCCGCACGTCGTTCTCCCGCGTTCAGATCTGCGAGCTGGAGAAACGCTTTCACCGGCAGAAATATCTCGCCAGTGCGGAGCGGGCCTCGCTCGCCAAGAGCCTGAAAATGACGGACGCGCAGGTCAAAACTTGGTTCCAGAACCGACGAACCAAGTGGAG GAGGCAAACAGCTGAGGAAAGAGAGGCAGGGCGACAGCAAGCCAATCGGATGCTGCTGCAGCTTCAGGCCGACGCCCTTCAGAAGTCCATGAGAGAATCAGCATCCTCGGATCCTCCTTGTGTGCATAACTCCTCCCTCTACGGCCTCCAAAACATCCAGCCATGGGCCCAAGAGAGACCTG aaaaacaatccTCCCATTTCTAA
- the LOC127413196 gene encoding T-cell leukemia homeobox protein 3-like isoform X1 produces the protein MERGSRTPELNEAQPPSKSNQEPIRFGIDQILGSVDPESSRAHGVNTVDNGGTDNTRLGSPNKTSVAPHAAPPVSLSGITGLLEDSGRVYGVSSNLVPRGVIRVPAHRPLAAAVPPSMVSAVPALGSLCFPWMDSNRRFSKDRLPALIPFTVTRRIGHPYQNRTPPKRKKPRTSFSRVQICELEKRFHRQKYLASAERASLAKSLKMTDAQVKTWFQNRRTKWRRQTAEEREAGRQQANRMLLQLQADALQKSMRESASSDPPCVHNSSLYGLQNIQPWAQERPGKLAPTTTTTTTTLA, from the exons ATGGAGCGTGGATCCCGAACCCCGGAGCTCAACGAGGCACAACCGCCTTCCAAATCCAACCAGGAACCCATACGATTCGGGATCGACCAGATTCTAGGCTCTGTAGACCCAGAGAGCAGCCGTGCGCACGGCGTCAACACTGTGGATAACGGTGGTACGGATAACACTCGCTTGGGAAGCCCAAACAAGACGAGCGTTGCGCCTCACGCCGCTCCGCCCGTCTCTCTCTCCGGGATCACGGGTTTACTGGAGGACTCAGGGCGGGTGTACGGGGTGAGCAGCAATCTGGTGCCCCGTGGGGTGATTCGGGTTCCGGCGCACAGACCTCTAGCCGCCGCGGTGCCGCCGTCAATGGTGAGCGCAGTACCGGCGCTGGGCAGCCTGTGTTTCCCATGGATGGACAGTAATCGCCGGTTCTCCAAAGACAGACTGCCAG CTCTAATTCCGTTCACCGTGACCCGGCGGATCGGTCACCCGTATCAGAACCGAACTCCCCCCAAACGGAAAAAGCCCCGCACGTCGTTCTCCCGCGTTCAGATCTGCGAGCTGGAGAAACGCTTTCACCGGCAGAAATATCTCGCCAGTGCGGAGCGGGCCTCGCTCGCCAAGAGCCTGAAAATGACGGACGCGCAGGTCAAAACTTGGTTCCAGAACCGACGAACCAAGTGGAG GAGGCAAACAGCTGAGGAAAGAGAGGCAGGGCGACAGCAAGCCAATCGGATGCTGCTGCAGCTTCAGGCCGACGCCCTTCAGAAGTCCATGAGAGAATCAGCATCCTCGGATCCTCCTTGTGTGCATAACTCCTCCCTCTACGGCCTCCAAAACATCCAGCCATGGGCCCAAGAGAGACCTGGTAAACTGgccccaacaacaacaacaacaacaacaacactggctTAA
- the LOC127413197 gene encoding Kv channel-interacting protein 1-like isoform X3, producing the protein MGAVVGTLTMQTRQRRPSRDKIDDELELSIVCHRPEGLEQLEAQTNFSKKELQVLYRGFKNECPCGAVNEETFKQIYSQFFPHGDASTYAHYLFNAFDSSQNGSIKFEDFVTALSILLRGTTTEKLQWTFNLYDINRDGYISKEEMTDIVKAIYDMMGRYTYPALKTDTLKQHVDAFFRKMDKNRDGVVTLDEFIHSCQEDENIMRSLQLFENVI; encoded by the exons ATAAGATCGATGATGAATTGGAGCTGTCTATAGTTTGTCATCGTCCAGAGGGTTTGGAGCAGCTAGAGGCCCAAACAAACTTCAGCAAGAAAGAACTACAAGTGCTGTACAGAGGCTTTAAGAAT GAATGTCCCTGTGGAGCTGTCAACGAGGAGACGTTCAAACAGATCTACTCGCAGTTCTTTCCTCATGGGG ATGCCAGCACATACGCACATTACCTGTTCAATGCTTTTGACTCCTCCCAAAACGGATCcatcaaatttgag gactTTGTAACGGCTTTGTCCATCTTGTTAAGAGGAACAACAACAGAGAAGTTACAGTGGACATTCAATCTCTATGATATTAACAGAGATGGGTACATTAGTAAAGAG GAGATGACAGATATAGTAAAGGCCATATATGACATGATGGGCAGATATACATATCCCGCTCTGAAGACAGACACACTCAAACAGCATGTGGATGCTTTCTTTCGG AAAATGGACAAGAACAGAGATGGAGTCGTCACACTTGATGAGTTTATTCACTCTTGTCAAGAG GATGAAAACATCATGAGATCGTTGCAGCTCTTTGAAAATGTCATTTAG